ggtgagatacgttctaggtactgtcatgtgcggctcattccggggacctccgggtagtaaaaattgttctttgtaagtcgcacgcaaggcttgcccggaaaggtgtgacacggcctttacgtTCTATCGATATGCGCGGATAATATCCCGTCCCAGCAGCGGACAATACAGGACTAGCAGCAGGCGCCCATgaaggaaagtgaaaatgagCTTCTTTTGTTGGTCTACTTCCATAAATCAATATTTCAAATTGACCTTACGAGACCGTTGGGCATTGCTTCACCTCATGCACTCGACCAGTACAGTCACAATCACACCGTATACTCTGCATACCCCCTCAGTCACGCATCACTGCGTAAACTCAAGCGAGGAATATAGATGACATTGTTTAGGCGATGGGCGCTACTCCCAAACTGGTTCCTTCTCTTCATATCTTACAAATCAATCAATGCGATCTCTTTTCGGGAGAGCAGCTACTTGAAAATGTTTGTACATGCTTTATACAAaccaaatttctttttttttggggggggggggagcgtgATGTgtaagtttttttctttcttttcttttctctaaaATAACGTTAAATTCATGAACCAGTGATGAAAtcagagggaaagagagagaacagAGACTATTCTCTGATTGGAGATTCTTTCATCGTGAATTTAAGAAAACCAAATCCCAAATATAAgtttggattgagtgaaagtggCAATAGTAGTAGaatatatcatttgaagtttgaaaaaaattaaacagtcgattcaaaagttatgaatttttaaattttcagtGTAGTCACTGCGGGATAAGGAGATTACTACTGTTCATGACGTTATTGTggacaacaaaagaaaattatggaGAATTCCGCAAAATTGAATTTGtcatgcaaatatatatatatatatgtgtgtgtgtgtgtatcatgtatcatattgttgttcataatgacgtcatgaactgtagtaTTCTCTTTGTCCAACAATGACGTCACTGAAACTgtaaaaaatcatcatttctaTACTTTCACTGATGACATGAATTCAACTAATATTGCTGAGCAATATTAGTTGAACTCaccggtgaaagtttgaggaaaattggacattccatttaaaaaacatgaattctgGTTTCACTCAATCATTTATacttgggttttggtttcctctAAACTGGTATTAGGTGGCTTCGGCTCAGTCCGCAGTGCCAAGCCGGCAGTGCCGCTACAGTGGATGGACTAAACGTCGGCGGCATGATCtaatttatattgttttcaGCGGATAGTTTGATAATACAGACCGATCAAGTCAATGTGACCTGAGAGTTTGAGATAAAGCCCTACAGGATTTAGAATGACTACTTCTGAGCTATCAAAATAGATTAATTGACCTAcgttatattatgttatattatattatattatatcatatcatattacattatattatattacattacattatattatattatattatatcatatcatatcatattatattataccattactatatcatattacattattttatattatatataaaaaggaaaataaatacaGGGTAGTTTACTCAGTCGCCTGTCTATACGTATGCAATGAGGGGTGTGTAGGCTCGCCAAAAAGTTCTTCCTTGACAGGCCTATACTTGCAATGACAGTGGAAGTTAATCCATGTTATACCACGTGAGGACAAAAGATTGTTTGTCGCCACAACTGATACATTATCGCTTCTGCTCGGCAACGATAaaacatcttttcttcttcttcttctatcagTCAACTGCACTGGGTTTACGTTGTTTTATATCACAGCATTGTGACACGTTGTATGAATGAAAGAGGACCAACAAAATGAATTATTATCTTCACTGAGAGGAAACTGTCTGAAGATTAACCGTCGGAAGTAAAAGGTTTTGATAATCAAAATATCGCCATGAATCGTCCTTTTATCCAATACCTTAAGTTTGCTTTTATCCTGTTATTCATCGTGACTCACATTTATTGTGTCGAACGACGCCTGTCACTTCACGCACATGTGGCAACTGATGGTTATACAAGTTTCTTGAGCAATTTCACACGGTGCTTATCAATGATAATACTCGTAATAGCTAGCCAACAATAATTCATATACGCATGACAATGAAATCCGAAAGTGCAGTTTAAAATGCCGCTTGCAATGACCCCCTTTTTTATGCATCCCGGGTATAATTTGCGCGTGTTACAGGAAAATGAAACCGGAATGTTATGATTaaatggattgagtgaatgcggcGATATCAGGAAAAGGGAAGAGTGAGGTTTGAGGTataatccgtttaaaagtttcATAAGTTTATGAACTTTGAAAGTTTCGATGACGCTATCGCTGGGTGAGAAGACTGCAATATTTCGTGACGTCACacctacaatataaagaaaacatgaagagaattcctaaaaatgtcactttttgaaaatgaaaagtacacatttccttcTCTCGATATACTGACATATAGAGTATTAAGGGTATCATAATTTCCcccattttctgaaagaggtacgTCAAGTACGCCTACCTTTTCCTTAtgctagaaaaaaacaaattgaaattctcTGTAGATTATATTCAAGTCGTTATCCATGCCTGACATAACACGATGTTGaagttttctcatccagcaatatGGCGCACTAGTCAAGGGCGACCACGTGATCTTCTCATAatttacaataaaaaagaaaaatgattgtgGACTGATGTCACAGCAAAGTAAACGTACAGTGAAaacttgtaaaactgtaggatTCCATCTAATTATCATAAAATTATCATGTTTAATCTCAGAGGAACTTCTGCAATTTCCTGAAGTCTTTATAATGTTTTTATGACAGCTCGAGTATCGAGTGACAGTGGCctctaaacatgtgcaaatgATGAACTAACCGAAGACCGATGCAAGGAGGTAGCCAGTGCCATGGAAGCATGTCACTAATGTCCACGTCTCCAGACCCAGGGCCAGTCCAAAGATCTGGTTGCACACCGAGTAAGGTAGTGTGTCGCAGATGCTGGTTACAAACAGCCCCATCACTGccgaaaaacagaagaaaacaaacaaaatgataaaaaaataaatacagatACAGCATGACAATTTCACACAATTCAACTGTTTCCATTTGCATACATGGTAATGTATACCTTGTCAGATCTATAGTCACAAAACGAGTATTCCTCATTTCATATACTATGTTATAGGTATGATATTGGACTTTAAAAATGGACCAGATACATTCAAATGTGACGGATCGATGCTAGTCTTTATAAAAAACTACTTCAGTCGCGAGAACTCGTCATAAGCAACACTTATCCTGCGGCTGCCTCGTCGACATCGTGAGGTCTGATCTGTTTTTGCAGATTATTGGCTGGAAATGACCACTTCAATCATCTCATGCCTGTCCTTCAGTGACAAgctgcatttttcttttgatatactTTTGATATAATGTAGTGTAAACACTAGAATTCCCCCAAATAAAAgatgcacaaaattaatcatcacatattttgaaaatcacTTAATGTATATCTGACAACATACTCGTTCGGGCACCAAAATTGATAATCACCATAATATAAATTCAAACATGTGTAGCTCTTCCGGTGTTAGAACTGGTCTTTCAAGCATCCCGCCATTATAACTATATCTACAACTATAACTATATCAGGTGCATATGTACCCCGCCTCCACCCCTatcccggaaaaaaaaaaacatcacaaagaaaaagaaaaagagaaaagatgcCTTGCTTTAACGTACAGACAATGACAGTAAAGACGTGCGCCATGTTTGTAACGAAGAAGAGGCTAACGGAGAGAGCGATGCCTACGAAGGTGGCTAtcagaaagaggaagagtttcGGGAACGGAATGCAGTCGCCGACAGATGAGAGTAAGAATTTGCCAGCGAGTACCGAAACCCCAATCGCAACAACGGCCTGGGCTCCGTTTTCGTCGGTGAAACCTATGGACAGCATGTAGCGAACCTGTGTGACGGAATTCacgaaaaaaggaaaaaaaaaccaacaattcCATCAACATGAAACATTCCTTCTAATACCACACAATCACACAAGTATTCTATCGTACTGTAGAAATGAATAACGTATTCTCAAATTGAAACATCTTCCGTTTTTCTATTTCAAGGCTATATTGCCTATCTGTATGATCAAAGATTCCACATGACTCCTCCTTCAAATTATCTGCAAAACTACGTACATGTACTCCTTACCACCTGTAATATTACCTGATAATGAGAGGACGATATATTAACAAAGTTCTTACCATATGGACATAAAAGAACGAAGCACACAACCCGTAACAAAAAGTTGCTATGCAGAACAACCAAACGTCCGGATAGGTCAGCGCCACTCCAACCCTCACAAGCAAACTTCGCCTCttttggtgaatacttgtcagTGTCTGGTCTGTGCATTGTTCACTGTCAGTTGTGCCTTCCTTTGCACTGACAGGGACATCTCCATCCCTATCCCTTTCAGGAGCAGTCGCATCTTCGTCACTGGACGGCAGTTTAGAGTACGATACAACGCTCCCATTCGTCTGGGGTAATTCCCTGAGTGAAGAAGGTATGGTCAGTGAGTATGACGCGTTTGTGCCATTCAAGACTTGCCACTTGTCCACACTAACATTCGTATCAACATTATTGTTTTCATCTGTCGACAACCCTGAACTGTCACGGACGTCCGGAAGAAATTGCTCTTTCTCCAAGCTATCCCTGCCAATTTCCGTTTCTTCGTCCCTTTTTGAGTTTGCCTCATCTTTCTTTACCCCGTTGCCATGGTCCTTGGAAGATGACATCAGTGTTGCAGGCGATGGCTGGTCGTAGAGGTAGGAGAGTGGTAAAGCGACGATCATCATCAGAGAACCCATGACCCGGAAGGCATTCCGCCAGCCTATCGTCTTCACCTGGATGTGAATGAGTGGCCCCATTGCCATCATGCCTGCAGAGAGGTCACGAAAGTAATTTCGCCTTGGCGTTAAGAAAAGATCATTATTTACTCATTATAATCTATCAGTCGATCCAGCAGTAATTCCCTCTACAGGTacctcacacgcacacacacataatgattATGCACACCACAACACAATACGTATACACGCACACTTTACTGAACGGGCCAAAGATTTGAGGGTGACCATGAACATCGTGCGAGTCACATGCACGATCAGGTGACGATATGGTTCATATAAGTCATATTCATAATAAAAATGGAGGCTACACGCTTTGAATGCGCACAATGATGTGGATCGATGGACCTGAACAATACCAAACCGACGATATCAATGGTTTGTGCATAAAAGGGATGTAAAGTAGTCACCTCCAGAGGTgccaaacataaattcacacactatacattgtatatacaatatgcAAGGACAGAAATCGGTATAGGCCCAACTTGAATTAAAGGAGAGCacaaccctgctggaaagaacacagtgtcccagagtgtgagaaacacagtgtgaacacactgtgaaatcTCATCACACTGTTAAATCCaagcgttttaacagtgtgaacacaatgtgagtcatTAGTTctcagtgtgaaacaaagccTTACTATGTGAAAACTATACCACTCTGTCAATACCGTGataccacagtgtgaaatcatcttcacactgttacatttgagcgttttcacatagtcgactatgtgaacacactgtgaactcactgtgggacactgtgctCTTTCCAGTAGGGAAGAAATCACGAATAAAAGTAGACAGTGCCTACACATAAAATTCAAAGCCTCTCACATAAAATtcaaacataggcctatacattaaTATGTAAGGAGAGCAATCAGTATAGGCCCAACTTGAATTACAGGAGAGCACAAGAAACCACGAATAAAAGTAGACGGTGTCTGAATAATGTTAGCCTATCATACTGCCCTACAAACAAGCCAAGGAGAACTCCGTATCCTTTGTAATAATTATGACAAATTATGAAGTTATCAAAACTTTTGCAGAATTATAGAATTGAATTATGTGGTATCCTCATCCTCAGAACACAGCGATTCATCAAccatatcacttttttttacattattttgtaattgaACTGTCAAGAACTCTTTTGATGATAAATGGATACCAGATCATAACAATGCTCTCATTTTACATCATTCTTTTGTCTGTTCTCATTCTGTGTAtgcatcgaaaaaaaaaaagactactaATATGGACATGTGTACGTGATCATTCGCTGGGATGAGTATTATATCGCCCGAATAATCCTCCCCATGTATGATATTGGGCCGAAATTTTCACGAAATCACctaattcaatttcttttctacTCCCATCGAAACATCGTACCGATATTTGCCCCAGCCATGAATATGCTGACGGCTCGGGTAGAATTGGCCGTCGGAAAGTACTGCAGCAAGAGATTGGCGCTGCTCATCATCGTGAACCCGGCGCCGATCCCGTACATCAAGCTGTACGAGGCGTACATCGACCGCAAGTTGGGCATGAAAGACGTGATAAACAGGCCGACGAAGGAAAGGCAGATTCCGACTACCATTATGAGTCGGTTGTTGAAGCGCTCGATGAGCGGGTTGGCGATGAGGCCGGTCCAGCAAGTAAGGCCTATTGCCAGGGAGCCGACCCAGCCTTTATAGAGTTGAATATCATAAAGATAGAAAACAAGAATACTTCCGgtatgtgtgttcatgtgtcTGTGGGTGCGAGTATGCATGTAAATGTGAGTATGTGCGTGTGTATctggctgtttgtttgtttgcttgtttgtttatttgtttgttattgtgtatgtgtgtgtgtgtgtttgtatgtatgtgtttatgtttgtgctGTACGTATAGAGTCTGCCTTTCTCTATAGGTGCACATCACTGCACTTTCATACATCTGATCTCTAGAGATTAAACATTCTCTCTGACTGATTGGAAATATTGGCAATTTGTGCATTTCAGTTCGCACTGATGGAAGAATTCAAAGCCCTGAGGGAAAGTCTTCACCTACTTTTCGACAGAGCTCCATAAATGGCAATTAAACATCAAAGGAAATGCAAAGATCTTGAATATCAGGAAAAAATGTGTCGTGCAGAAACTGTAGTTAAAATAAAAAGGTTTCGATGCCGTTACGATATAAAAATGTCACACCGTTTTTGTATAAATTGTAGTTGAAAGTACACATTACTGAAATTCACTTGAAAATTTGTCATCAAAGGCGTGGTGTTTTGAAGACTAATGTCTCACCGGTCATTTGTCGCCTTTTTACTTCATAGGAGTGGTTACAAAATAATTCTTATTTTTGTAAATAAAGCTGAATCTGCGAACAAGCAGTGACCATATTCATGACAATCAGATGGCAATGTATAGTTTGAAGCAGCTGATCCAGATCTGCATTTTTTCTTACTTAACCAATGTGGATCATATACCCTACCATGATTGTTTCCACATAATTTCCTTCGATATGCCTCGATAAAAGAGCCCATACCCAGTTCAAAGAGATCTGTATTATTGATACTCAACAGACATTATTCAGAGAAGTAGGCAGTGACTTTATACTCTTGCAGCTGCTTGAATGCTCTGTAAATTCATGCCGATACAGGACAGAACACTGCACAATATGacttgtatgaaaaaataaaaataagttaATGCGGTTTTCAAATTGCACTTTTTGGGAGTgataactttgtttttgaattagGCATACATTCACATCAAGAAGGGAGCTTGGAGCAAAGTCGAGCAAGTATACTCTGTATAGACAAGTTACTGCGAGAATTTTCATTAATGTGTTATTGAACGTTCCGTTTCATTCAAGACGCCCTGATACGGGACTGTCAACATCCTTGCTGAGAAATCCGCAATAAGTATAGAaaaactttcattttcctttcactTGTCTAGAGAATAAaagacaaaccaacaaacaaacagaatttgTCCTGGAGGATGTTTCACGGTGACATTTTCGACCGTGACGGCCATAGGTAGACCTTTCTTGAAGGCAGTGGTATAATGTTCATAAACACAACAAATCAAAGACTTTTCATAGAGTCACATTTATCAAAACCACTTTTTAaggtgaaaaataaaaacatgtcgGAAAATGGTCGTGTTCTTGTGTATTACTTCTTTTTGTCTTGTAAAGTCAGACTTTTCTTCGGCCGATCTAATGCATCAAATTAACACTTTTCTGAAAGGGAAAAGATACTTTTTTCTATTGGAATACCATCTCTCGTTGCACACTCAACTCGTTTAAAAACTAAACagtttaagaaaaagaaaagaattgataaTTTTTGGACGAACACAATAAAggacaaacagaaagaaaaatcaaacagaCACAATGGTCCAGGTTTTATCACAATCAGACCGAAAATGAGAAATCTTTGGAATTCTAAGTTTGACATGCTTGAgaaacccctccccccccccaaaaaaaaaaaaaaaaaaaatatatttcttatcacttttttttttgcaagcaaTAAACGTGGTAGCAACCACAAATACCAATTACATGAAGGTGATTGTGTTATGGTCAAAGACTCTCTTTAACCAAAGcacaaattatttctttttgatttgtgacttttgaaaCAGCAGaaaaactttttgttttaaatcaaaaagactgaatacATCTTTTCAGTTATACATATCCCACATGATTATGCAGTTATGATCTCTatagctatttttttttgtgaaaatgtaaataTACAAGAAATAAGAATTTTATACGATATAACTGCTTTATTTCAAGTGAAATTACCTGTGACTGCAGTACCAGTTCCGAATTCTTTCTGGAAGGAAACCAGGAAAATGCTGTAGCAGTAGAGCACGTTGTATATGATGAAGTTAATGAAGAAAGCAGATGCGGTCACCACCCATCCCCAGCGCTCCCGAAGCCAGGCTCTCAGCCTCTGCGTCCTAGATGGCTCCATCGTGCTCCAATGGCCGTTCCTTGCCACGGCGGCCCGTTGTGCAAAGACTCCGTGTACTGTTGTAACTGCCTCTGTCTCTGTCAGAATGAGAGCGAAAAGCAAGACTGTAAGTAAGATCTAACTGCTGTTGTAAAACACGTCCACAAAAGATTGAATAGTATTTCAAGACCAAGACCATTACCTCAAgagaaatgatgaaaacaaaagtgcTGTAATGAGAAGAGAAGGTATATTCTATTAAGATCACGGATGCGGAGCTGCAAGTTTGTAGTCGTGATCGGCAGACCTTTAATCTATTAAAGCGGATTGCATTTTTTGGACCCGTGTCCGTTGGAGCATGctcaaaataaattgatttccaTATAGGAAGTGTTTCCGTCGCAAGGTGTAGGGGAGAATATGGTTTGGTGGGGTTCTTCACCGCAGTGTGAAAATGAACCGTCGAGCTTCAGTGCATCCCTTTTGCTAGACCCAAGCAGCAGGCTGTCAGGTATAGTAATAGATGGGTGTTGTTAATACTGTTCACGCACTGTGTGGGCATATGCTATCCCCTGCGTACTTGGTATTAAGATTTGAACCCAGATATATGATAGCACGTTTTGATATTATAAACATTATTATCTACAGAATAAGCGACAGTGCAACTGACTATTGTCATCAACCAAACTGTAACCGAAACGTACAGGGCAGTTGTATGAAACTAGTAATACTATTCCAGTCCGATTTCTTGAGATTGCTCCTAAAAGGGGTCATTTTGTATAGCTAGAAAACGGTGATTTTGAGGACAGGATAGGACAAAAATGCAGAGTTGGGACAGTGATGTCATTTTTCGCAGGTGACACTAACAAGCTGGTCACTATGTTATATTCAGCAGGGTAATTTAGCTGTCAAATGGAAATATCTAAAGATGATaactgggccccgttgctagaaactttgtgtttaaacgcaactcCAAAAATCAAACGCAAGTCCTTCAAATCTCACgcaactttgcgtttaaacgcaagtCTGTTGCTGAAAGGacttgcatttaaacgcaaagttgcgtttaaacgcaagtCCCATGCGATCAAACGCAACTTTGCGTTTGGTTCAGATCAAATGCAAACAATCAGTCACACcacaaacaaaatggctgcctaCTGTATGTGGTAGAacttgaggaggaggaggaggcactCCATCAAGCTCCTCGGCCTCATCGCACATTCAGACCAAGGTTCTCTCCCTTAGACTCTCTTACTGACGAATATATCGCTTCAGTAGGGATGGCATCATGCATATTGTCAACATGCTGGACGGCCATCTACAGCGCACTACAGCAAAGAACCATGCCATCCCTACTGACCTTCAAGTTCTAATTGCCCTCAATTTCATGGCGATCGGCTCAGTATATGATTCTGTTGCGAGTATCCACcgtgtatagtaagggtactagacctcgcgcagggacttaatggtCGCGCATAGCgaaactgcgtatagcaagcgatattacgtgtaggactaagcgcaaaatttgccgacatgccgtcaatccctcgtttgaggcaAGACCCCAACTTCCACGAAGAAAGTGGGGTGATATACCTCGTTAAAGATTTTtcgtttgggagttgggagtcgaagtatttgtccattgcaaataaactttctgctcaggcgtgacaaacctggaggccaagccagggtttgatgactccagcagctgttgtattacgtaagagcatgataaggatatctgcctgtggcagaccattcaaagtgaactcaattttctctatcctttttaaagttttcaattttatattctattgaaaaattctatggtcatccattttacatttcgaacgaaaaaaattgacccgtaaataacgaaaatacaggaataagaaggagtgCATTGCCAATTTGCCagtctacactcacacacacacacgtacacacacacgcaccatggagctacatagcccatgacaaaaccaaaacaatctcctcctttcgcggtgcccccctccccctgtggcgctgtggcgatgactgatgcttagattaggccagggtcaagaaacaggtgttttatatctttggtttttaagtcattgattgccaagatatacactggcattatttacggggtgtagcctcttcaaacgagagatttgcgtcatggatacgcccatggaataaacataggccctacctgacaaccgctaaacatgagaaggaagcaggtaagaaattttgatttcgaacaaatttttcactaaatttcctatattttaccttgtaatttacctaccttagcttaaaatctgttttaaggatgttgtagcctaggcGTGTCATCttgcttgtctcgttcgtagccgatagaattcgtaatttgttcgatcgagaTCGTTTATAATCATAGAGCTGTATTATACGTTTAAATACAGCTccatgtttataatattctacgaaagccgaagcatgTTACAGCcacagaggggcagacacttacacgcatgaaactacagagggcagctgcgcgacctttacataccccgagaaatttaacgcataaaattaagtccgacatacaaacggcgacagcgcactactccgtcatcgtatcatcaggagattctgggaggtgatttttctgcattttcgtgaaatttattgagaaattcaggtacgattgtggaataatttctattataagagcatcacaaattttcgtgcgcgaaatctagacccctcaaccatacaccGCAGCACAATCTCCCGATGCCTGCATGCTGTTGCCGAGGCCTTGTGCCTGCAGAAGAACAACGTTAGTACATTTAGAACTATTTGCCTTTGtaaaatttattttgtattctaaTTTCTAGAACTAGATACCGACTTTCAATCAAGCCGCAAGCCGCTATTGATATCACCACATTCACTTCAGCAATGTTCAGAACTGAAAACTTTATTATGAACACCGTGCCACTCGCCACCATGAACAACCATGGCTGGGACTAGTTCTAAGGCGAATGCCCAACGAATGTTTACCGCGCTATTGATATCACCACATTCACTTCAGCAATGTTCAGAACTGAAAACTTTATTATGAACACCGTGCCACTCGCCACCATGAACAACCATGGCTGGGACTAGTTCTAAGGCGAATGCCCAACGAATGTTTACCGCAGCGTAGGACCCTAGTTACAATAAAATTTAGATCTATTCATTACGCTGCAGCTGACAGCCTGCCTTGCCTTGCCTTGCTACATTTCTCCCACGTTGTTTGCGAACATTCACTTGTAACTCAGCAGTCCTAGCCTTGTCAAATGTCCAGTAGTGAACTACACTTACAGAATTTGCAGACAGTCAGTTTAGCTCAGCTCAGGATATTTTGTCAGCCTTCAAATCGAGCCTTTCTCAACTCCATCCAGCTGTACTTGAACAGTGCACTGATGCGGTGATAGTTTATTGAACAGTATCCGATTACAGTGATCATCATAGAATCGTCGTCTGTACGTGGCCTGAGAGGGCAGCAATCATTAATccagcaactttttttttttaatcataatactttatctaaaaataaaaaaaataaaaaaaaaatgttttgcctGCTAACACTGTTTAGGCCATAATATTTGAATGTCATTACATATTAGCATTATAttcacacactcatacacatcAGAATACAAGTGTAAACTTAAAGCAAGCAGCTAATGTGCAGTTTATTGCACACTTTTTTAAGTGCATTTCTTCTTAAATTCATATTACATCTTTTAAATAAATTATTTCAAAATCCTTTATAactttttcaaatgaaaaatctgCCTCCAATAGATTGCTTGAGACATCAACGTCTTTTAATAACTTTCATAATATGATCACAATTATTTACCTTATTACCCATTCCACAAAGTAAGTGAAATACCTCTAGACAATTGAAACCAATACCCTGTGATCTGTATTACATAATATgttctatatgtatatatgcacatatatacatatagaacATATAGGTCTACACACCAAACTGTAGCACCCGCCCCCATAAAgaacaaattaacaaaacaccacacaaatacataacagcaaaacaaaacaaaaaacatttccactCTCATACATTGATGTACAAGTCAATAACATGTGTCAAATGGTTACGCTCCATTGAAAGCGTTACTACTTATAAGTACAATATGCAAAGTTAAAGCAGTGAATCATGATACGCACACATAATGCACCGCATACATCCcacacaaagaaatgaaaaagttcattgtatgtacatatatatatagatatgagaaaaataagagaaaatgaaatacacttgTAATATAAAGTTAGGTGTCAATGATGTGAAGAAATAATTTATTCAACATCataattttttatttaaatgatCATTCTGATGAAAAGGTATATGAATGTAAACGGTATAGAAACAAACTAACAATAATACAAATGTCACGTACATAGATGTAAGTACCATATACTGTGAGTATTGTACTTTAGACTTTTAATGATGTTATTCGAAATATTCAATTAGATGTAGAACAAATTTCAGGTCATCAAATTCCCCCATGCTCCAGAAGTTGAAGCCTCAACTGTGGAGCAGTTTCACAACATTGCTGGATTCCCAAGAGTCGTCAGCGTGATAGACTGCACGCATATCGGTCTCCACGGATGCCACATCGGGGACGACGACTACGCTTACATAAATCGAAAGGGAAGGTGTATGTTCAGCTGGCA
The DNA window shown above is from Diadema setosum chromosome 14, eeDiaSeto1, whole genome shotgun sequence and carries:
- the LOC140238254 gene encoding uncharacterized protein; amino-acid sequence: MEPSRTQRLRAWLRERWGWVVTASAFFINFIIYNVLYCYSIFLVSFQKEFGTGTAVTGWVGSLAIGLTCWTGLIANPLIERFNNRLIMVVGICLSFVGLFITSFMPNLRSMYASYSLMYGIGAGFTMMSSANLLLQYFPTANSTRAVSIFMAGANIGMMAMGPLIHIQVKTIGWRNAFRVMGSLMMIVALPLSYLYDQPSPATLMSSSKDHGNGVKKDEANSKRDEETEIGRDSLEKEQFLPDVRDSSGLSTDENNNVDTNVSVDKWQVLNGTNASYSLTIPSSLRELPQTNGSVVSYSKLPSSDEDATAPERDRDGDVPVSAKEGTTDSEQCTDQTLTSIHQKRRSLLVRVGVALTYPDVWLFCIATFCYGLCASFFYVHMVRYMLSIGFTDENGAQAVVAIGVSVLAGKFLLSSVGDCIPFPKLFLFLIATFVGIALSVSLFFVTNMAHVFTVIVLMGLFVTSICDTLPYSVCNQIFGLALGLETWTLVTCFHGTGYLLASVFGVSVDLTGSYDGAIWATIVIYGTAGTCCMLVPIYQRLFARERFFFLSSMNNSSCCVRDKVTDIENDVDFKRVKGAEAQQRADDTVVLGKKVVSEATNTSRDDTHEQDRVKGIWVESYARDCNKCDVRSDPVIVEKVTTL